One Microbacterium trichothecenolyticum DNA window includes the following coding sequences:
- a CDS encoding ABC transporter permease subunit, with the protein MTAVAAAPRRATHAPAFRLSFAHLLKSEFVKILTLHSTWWSLGVTAALSIGISLLIAAASRDFGGSFPAANVIVSPTQFTMLVAGILGAIVITGEYSTGMIRSTLTAEPRRGAVLLAKAVVVALVMAATTVVIYAVAIAVTAPLLTSGFDWSDPAQSLVPLVLGVVSMAAFTLIGLGFGFLIRSGAGAIAATVGVLFVLPIVFSLFSFGGPSWQWLVDGAKYLPVNAAALLTAPGGDELATGGITLAAWALAPLVLGWVALRARDA; encoded by the coding sequence ATGACCGCCGTCGCTGCGGCGCCGCGCCGCGCCACGCACGCTCCCGCCTTCCGCCTGAGCTTCGCCCACCTGTTGAAGAGCGAGTTCGTCAAGATCCTCACCCTGCACTCGACGTGGTGGTCGCTGGGCGTCACCGCCGCCCTCTCGATCGGCATCTCGCTGCTGATCGCCGCAGCCTCACGTGACTTCGGGGGCAGCTTCCCCGCCGCAAACGTCATCGTCTCGCCGACGCAGTTCACCATGCTCGTCGCCGGCATCCTCGGGGCGATCGTGATCACCGGGGAGTACTCCACGGGGATGATCCGGTCCACGCTCACGGCCGAGCCCCGCCGCGGCGCGGTACTGCTGGCGAAGGCCGTCGTCGTAGCGCTCGTGATGGCGGCGACGACCGTGGTCATCTACGCCGTGGCGATCGCGGTGACCGCTCCCCTGCTCACCAGCGGCTTCGACTGGTCGGACCCGGCGCAGTCGCTCGTGCCGCTCGTGCTCGGCGTGGTCTCGATGGCCGCCTTCACGCTCATCGGTCTGGGCTTCGGCTTCCTCATCCGCAGCGGTGCCGGGGCGATCGCGGCGACGGTCGGCGTGCTGTTCGTGCTGCCCATCGTGTTCAGCCTGTTCTCGTTCGGCGGGCCCAGCTGGCAGTGGCTCGTCGACGGGGCGAAGTACCTTCCGGTCAACGCGGCGGCGCTGCTCACGGCGCCCGGCGGTGACGAGCTCGCCACGGGCGGCATCACGCTGGCCGCGTGGGCCCTCGCCCCCCTCGTGCTGGGATGGGTCGCTCTGCGCGCGCGGGACGCCTGA
- a CDS encoding ABC transporter ATP-binding protein, with the protein MIVAQHLTKRYGDKTAVDDVSFTVAPGRVTGFLGPNGAGKSTTMRMIVGLDRPSSGQVTVSGQDYRRLRSPLTEVGVLLDAKAVHTGRSARNHLRAMAATHGIGRARVDEVIELTGIGSVAGKRAGGFSLGMGQRLGIAAALLGDPHTLILDEPVNGLDPEGVRWVRQFVRHLASEGRTVLLSSHLMSEMAQTADHVIVLGRGRVLADAPLPELVSTWTSTTLLVRSPRLDELVSSLRIPDATVSVLEPGAVQITGVTAETIGDLAAANGIPLYELTPKAGSLEDAYLALTDDSVEYKTKEIA; encoded by the coding sequence ATGATCGTTGCACAACACCTCACCAAGCGATACGGCGACAAGACTGCCGTCGACGACGTCTCGTTCACCGTGGCGCCCGGACGGGTGACCGGCTTCCTCGGCCCGAACGGCGCGGGCAAATCCACCACCATGCGCATGATCGTCGGGCTCGACCGCCCCTCGAGCGGCCAGGTGACGGTGAGCGGCCAGGACTACCGGCGCCTGCGCTCGCCCCTCACCGAGGTCGGCGTGCTCCTCGACGCCAAGGCCGTCCACACCGGACGCTCCGCCCGCAACCATCTGCGGGCGATGGCGGCGACACACGGCATCGGTCGCGCCCGCGTCGACGAGGTGATCGAGCTGACGGGCATCGGTTCGGTCGCGGGCAAGCGCGCGGGCGGGTTCTCGCTCGGCATGGGACAGCGCCTCGGTATCGCCGCGGCGCTCCTCGGCGACCCGCACACGCTCATCCTCGATGAGCCGGTGAACGGCCTCGACCCCGAGGGCGTGCGCTGGGTGCGACAGTTCGTGCGACACCTCGCGAGCGAAGGCCGCACGGTCCTGCTCTCGAGCCACCTGATGAGCGAGATGGCGCAGACGGCAGACCACGTCATCGTGCTCGGTCGCGGACGCGTGCTCGCCGATGCCCCGCTGCCCGAGCTCGTGAGCACATGGACATCGACGACCCTCCTCGTGCGCTCCCCTCGCCTCGACGAGCTCGTGTCGTCGCTGCGCATCCCGGATGCCACGGTCTCGGTGCTCGAACCCGGCGCCGTGCAGATCACCGGCGTCACCGCCGAGACCATCGGCGATCTCGCCGCCGCGAACGGCATCCCCCTGTACGAGCTCACGCCGAAGGCCGGCTCGCTCGAAGACGCCTACCTCGCCCTCACCGACGACTCCGTCGAGTACAAGACCAAGGAGATCGCATGA
- the pepN gene encoding aminopeptidase N, whose translation MPGENLTRIEAQERRAIVDTRAYDVQLDLTRGDEVFSSRTVVTFAATEGASTFIDLIARTVHTVTLNGRSLDPAAVFADSRIALDGLASENELVVEADCEYTNTGEGLHRFVDPVDGEVYLYSQFEVPDSRRVYTVFEQPDLKAEFTFSVTAPASWKVISNSPTPEPVAVSDDAARWDFPPTPRISSYITALIAGPYEATYSELTSADGRVIPLGVFARKSLWQYLDADYVFEKTRQGFAYFEEKFGFPYPFAKYDQLFVPEFNAGAMENAGAVTFTETYVFRSKVTDAVKERRVVTILHELAHMWFGDLVTMKWWNDLWLNESFAEWASTIATAEATEWEAAWTTFNAMEKTWAYRQDQLPSTHPVVAEINDLEDVQVNFDGITYAKGGSVLKQLAAWVGIEQFFAGVAAYFQKHQWSNTEVGDLLVELEATSGRDLADWAKKWLETAGVNTLTPLIEEGADGTISRFAIVQTAPADYPTIRPHRLGIGFYSLNDAGALERVHQVELDVDGDRTEVAELRGIRRPDLVLLNDDDLAYAKIRLDERSLATAIAHLKDISDPLARSLVWGAAWDQTRDAEASATDYLDLVLRNIGSETESTTVRTTLGQLQLAANSYVAPATRTAARERVADGLWELAQSAEAGSDSQLQFVTAFASAASTPAHAETVRALREGETTLEGLAIDTDLSWQLLVSLAAAGAVTAADIDAARAADNTAKGGEFAAMAKASLPSVEAKKEAWASLIDRTDAPNTIVRATAAGFTNPATVDVLSAFVEPYFEMLLPIWESRSYQIANYLIVGLYPAALANAQLRDATRAWLAQNADAAPALRRLVGENLAGVERALAVQERDAQ comes from the coding sequence ATGCCAGGAGAGAACCTCACCCGCATCGAAGCACAGGAGCGGCGTGCGATCGTCGACACGCGAGCGTACGACGTACAGCTCGACCTCACCCGCGGTGACGAGGTGTTCTCTTCGCGCACGGTCGTCACCTTCGCCGCCACCGAGGGCGCGTCGACCTTCATCGACCTCATCGCCCGGACGGTGCACACGGTCACGCTGAACGGGCGCTCGCTCGACCCCGCCGCCGTCTTCGCCGACTCGCGCATCGCGCTCGACGGCCTGGCATCCGAGAACGAGCTCGTCGTCGAGGCCGACTGCGAGTACACCAACACCGGCGAGGGCCTGCACCGTTTCGTCGACCCCGTCGACGGCGAGGTGTACCTCTACTCGCAGTTCGAGGTGCCCGACTCCCGCCGTGTGTACACGGTGTTCGAGCAGCCCGATCTGAAGGCCGAGTTCACGTTCTCGGTGACAGCGCCGGCGTCGTGGAAGGTCATCTCCAACTCCCCCACTCCCGAACCCGTCGCCGTCTCCGACGACGCCGCCCGCTGGGACTTCCCGCCGACGCCGCGCATCTCGTCGTACATCACCGCACTCATCGCCGGCCCCTATGAGGCGACGTACTCGGAGCTCACCAGCGCCGACGGCCGTGTCATCCCGCTCGGTGTGTTCGCCCGCAAGAGCCTCTGGCAGTACCTGGATGCCGACTACGTGTTCGAGAAGACCCGTCAGGGCTTCGCGTACTTCGAGGAGAAGTTCGGCTTCCCCTACCCCTTCGCGAAGTACGACCAGCTGTTCGTTCCGGAGTTCAACGCCGGCGCCATGGAGAACGCGGGCGCGGTGACCTTCACCGAGACCTACGTCTTCCGGAGCAAAGTGACGGATGCCGTGAAGGAGCGCCGCGTCGTCACGATCCTGCACGAGCTGGCCCACATGTGGTTCGGCGACCTCGTGACCATGAAGTGGTGGAACGACCTGTGGCTGAACGAGTCGTTCGCCGAGTGGGCCTCCACCATCGCCACCGCCGAGGCCACCGAGTGGGAGGCCGCCTGGACGACCTTCAACGCGATGGAGAAGACCTGGGCCTACCGTCAGGACCAGCTGCCCTCGACCCACCCCGTCGTCGCCGAGATCAACGACCTCGAAGACGTACAAGTGAACTTCGACGGCATCACCTACGCCAAGGGCGGCTCGGTTCTCAAGCAGCTCGCCGCCTGGGTGGGCATCGAGCAGTTCTTCGCCGGCGTCGCGGCCTACTTCCAGAAGCACCAGTGGTCGAACACCGAGGTCGGCGACCTGCTCGTCGAGCTCGAGGCCACCAGCGGCCGCGATCTGGCGGACTGGGCGAAGAAGTGGCTCGAGACCGCGGGCGTCAATACGCTGACGCCGCTCATCGAAGAGGGCGCCGACGGCACCATCTCGCGCTTCGCGATCGTGCAGACGGCCCCGGCCGACTACCCCACGATCCGACCGCACCGTCTCGGCATCGGCTTCTACTCGCTGAACGACGCCGGCGCCCTCGAGCGCGTGCACCAGGTCGAGCTCGACGTCGACGGAGACCGCACCGAGGTGGCCGAGCTCCGCGGCATCCGTCGTCCCGATCTCGTGCTGCTCAACGACGACGATCTCGCCTATGCGAAGATCCGTCTCGACGAGCGCTCGCTGGCCACGGCGATCGCGCACCTGAAAGACATCTCCGACCCGCTCGCCCGCTCGCTCGTCTGGGGCGCGGCGTGGGATCAGACCCGGGATGCCGAGGCCTCGGCGACCGACTACCTCGACCTGGTGCTGCGCAACATCGGCTCCGAGACCGAGTCCACCACCGTGCGCACGACACTCGGCCAGCTGCAACTCGCCGCCAACTCCTACGTCGCCCCGGCCACCCGCACCGCCGCTCGCGAGCGCGTCGCCGACGGCCTGTGGGAGCTCGCCCAGTCCGCCGAGGCCGGCAGCGACAGCCAGCTGCAGTTCGTCACGGCCTTCGCGTCGGCGGCATCCACCCCGGCGCACGCCGAGACGGTGCGCGCCCTGCGCGAGGGCGAGACCACGCTCGAGGGCCTCGCGATCGACACCGATCTGTCATGGCAGCTGCTCGTCTCGCTCGCCGCGGCCGGTGCCGTGACCGCGGCCGACATCGATGCGGCGCGGGCCGCCGACAACACGGCGAAGGGCGGCGAGTTCGCCGCCATGGCCAAGGCGTCGCTGCCGTCGGTCGAGGCGAAGAAAGAGGCGTGGGCGTCGCTCATCGACCGCACCGACGCCCCGAACACGATCGTGCGCGCGACCGCGGCCGGCTTCACGAACCCCGCGACCGTCGACGTGCTGTCCGCGTTCGTCGAGCCGTACTTCGAGATGCTGCTGCCGATCTGGGAGTCGCGCAGCTACCAGATCGCGAACTACCTCATCGTGGGTCTGTACCCGGCCGCCCTCGCGAACGCGCAGCTGCGCGACGCCACGCGCGCCTGGCTCGCGCAGAACGCCGACGCGGCTCCAGCGCTGCGCCGTCTCGTGGGCGAGAACCTCGCCGGTGTGGAGCGCGCCTTGGCCGTGCAGGAGCGCGACGCACAGTAA
- a CDS encoding ferrochelatase — MSTTDTDISPDTVLYASAAAAPGPEWVETPVAYDGILLAGFGGPEGQDDVIPFLRNVTRGRGIPDERLEEVAHHYRHFGGVSPINQHNRELKAALEAEIARRGIGLPVYWGNRNWAPYLEEAVTEAAEAGHTTLLAIATSAYSSFSSCRQYREDYARVLEATGLGETVTIDKVRQFFDHPGFVSTFVSGVTDAVKTYVADGIAPEKIRVLFSTHSIPTADAQRSGPRDVDFGEGGAYEAQHKAVAAFVMAEVAAAVADVEWELVYQSRSGPPTQPWLEPDVNDVIAELPGRGAEAVVIVPLGFVSDHMEVLWDLDTEAMEAAEEAGIRAVRTPTPGIDPAYVSGLIDLVEERLKGTPKSERPHLTALGPWYDVCRPGCCENIRAGFKPVAAGLRP, encoded by the coding sequence GTGAGCACGACCGACACGGACATCAGCCCCGACACCGTCCTCTACGCGTCAGCCGCCGCGGCACCCGGACCCGAGTGGGTCGAGACGCCCGTCGCGTACGACGGCATCCTCCTCGCCGGCTTCGGCGGCCCCGAGGGCCAGGACGACGTCATCCCGTTCCTGCGCAACGTCACGCGCGGACGCGGCATCCCCGATGAGCGCCTCGAAGAGGTCGCCCATCACTACCGACACTTCGGCGGCGTCAGCCCCATCAACCAGCACAACCGCGAGCTGAAGGCGGCGCTGGAGGCGGAGATCGCCCGGCGCGGAATCGGCCTGCCGGTCTACTGGGGTAACCGCAACTGGGCGCCCTACCTGGAGGAGGCCGTGACGGAGGCGGCCGAGGCCGGTCACACCACGCTCCTGGCGATCGCCACGAGCGCGTACAGCTCCTTCTCCAGCTGCCGCCAGTACCGCGAGGACTACGCCCGGGTGCTCGAGGCCACGGGCCTCGGCGAGACGGTCACGATCGACAAGGTCCGCCAGTTCTTCGACCACCCCGGCTTCGTCTCGACCTTCGTCTCGGGTGTCACCGATGCCGTGAAGACGTACGTCGCCGACGGCATCGCGCCCGAGAAGATCCGCGTGCTCTTCTCCACCCACTCCATCCCCACCGCCGACGCGCAGCGTTCGGGTCCCCGCGACGTCGATTTCGGCGAGGGCGGCGCGTACGAGGCACAGCACAAGGCCGTGGCCGCGTTCGTCATGGCCGAGGTCGCGGCCGCCGTCGCCGACGTCGAGTGGGAGCTCGTGTACCAGTCGCGCTCGGGCCCGCCGACCCAGCCCTGGCTCGAGCCCGATGTCAACGACGTGATCGCCGAGCTCCCGGGCCGCGGTGCCGAGGCCGTGGTGATCGTGCCGCTGGGATTCGTCAGCGATCACATGGAGGTGCTCTGGGACCTCGACACCGAGGCGATGGAGGCCGCCGAGGAAGCGGGCATCCGCGCGGTGCGCACGCCGACGCCGGGCATCGACCCCGCGTACGTGTCCGGTTTGATCGACCTCGTCGAAGAGCGTCTGAAGGGCACCCCGAAGAGCGAACGACCCCACCTCACCGCCCTCGGGCCCTGGTATGACGTGTGCCGCCCCGGGTGCTGCGAGAACATCCGCGCGGGCTTCAAGCCGGTCGCCGCGGGGCTGCGCCCCTGA
- a CDS encoding ribose-5-phosphate isomerase: MRIHIGTDHAGLEFSTQIQHHLASQGHEVIDHGPIEYDPLDDYPAFCIRAAQAVVRDQAAGIDALGVVFGGSGNGEQIAANKVLGVRAALVWNVSTAELAREHNDANVISIGARQHTFDEASSFIDRFIATPFSGEERHARRIAQLAAYEQDGVLLPDPRAGLSENPKTDASDSFDPEAG; this comes from the coding sequence ATGCGTATCCACATCGGCACCGATCACGCCGGTCTCGAGTTCTCCACCCAGATCCAGCACCACCTCGCCTCGCAAGGGCATGAGGTCATCGACCATGGGCCGATCGAGTACGACCCGCTCGACGACTACCCGGCGTTCTGCATCCGCGCCGCTCAGGCGGTCGTGCGCGACCAGGCCGCGGGCATCGACGCCCTCGGTGTCGTGTTCGGCGGCTCGGGCAACGGCGAGCAGATCGCGGCCAACAAGGTCCTGGGCGTCCGCGCCGCGTTGGTGTGGAACGTCTCCACCGCCGAACTGGCGCGCGAACACAACGACGCCAACGTCATCTCGATCGGCGCGCGGCAGCACACCTTCGACGAGGCGTCGTCGTTCATCGACCGCTTCATCGCCACGCCGTTCTCGGGCGAGGAACGGCACGCACGTCGCATCGCGCAGCTCGCGGCCTACGAGCAGGACGGCGTGCTGCTGCCCGACCCGCGTGCCGGTCTGAGCGAGAACCCGAAGACCGACGCCAGCGACTCCTTCGACCCCGAGGCAGGCTGA
- a CDS encoding Fpg/Nei family DNA glycosylase: MPEGHSVHRIARQFDRNVVGRTVSASSPQGRFAEGASVIDGREALEARAVAKQMFLRFDGDVWLRVHLGMYGAWDFSGEIAVDATIASANGRMGHTNQRGTVLEEAPILDAAGENSLSSIGAPRRARVRMSEQTTGLDESSEWPPPVVGAVRLRLLTEATCADLRGPTACVLQTPDEVAATIAKLGPDPLVDDVAEGEERFTATVKKKPTAIGLLLMDQSVVSGIGNVYRAEILFRARQNPHTPGRDVPDEVVRGMWRDWVRLLSIGVETGQMMTMDDLDPDAYRRAMAHRDDRHWVYHRAGLPCRICGTTVLMEEAAGRKLYWCPNCQA; encoded by the coding sequence ATGCCCGAAGGGCATTCCGTCCACCGCATCGCGCGGCAGTTCGACCGCAACGTCGTGGGGCGCACGGTCTCGGCATCCAGTCCGCAGGGCCGGTTCGCCGAGGGCGCTTCCGTCATCGACGGGCGCGAGGCGCTCGAGGCCCGCGCGGTGGCGAAGCAGATGTTCCTGCGCTTCGACGGCGACGTGTGGCTCCGCGTGCACCTCGGCATGTACGGCGCGTGGGACTTCTCGGGCGAGATCGCGGTCGACGCGACCATCGCCTCGGCCAACGGCCGCATGGGCCACACCAACCAGCGCGGAACGGTGCTCGAGGAGGCGCCGATCCTGGATGCCGCGGGCGAGAACTCGCTGAGCTCGATCGGGGCTCCCCGCCGGGCGCGCGTGCGCATGTCCGAACAGACCACGGGTCTCGACGAGTCGAGCGAATGGCCGCCGCCGGTCGTGGGCGCGGTGCGGCTGCGCCTGCTCACCGAGGCGACCTGCGCCGACTTGCGCGGACCGACCGCCTGCGTGCTGCAGACGCCGGACGAGGTGGCCGCGACCATCGCGAAGCTCGGTCCCGACCCCCTCGTCGACGATGTCGCCGAGGGCGAGGAGCGCTTCACCGCGACGGTGAAGAAGAAGCCGACGGCGATCGGCCTGTTGTTGATGGACCAGTCCGTGGTCAGCGGCATCGGCAACGTCTATCGCGCCGAGATCCTCTTCCGTGCGCGACAGAACCCGCACACGCCGGGCCGTGACGTGCCCGACGAGGTCGTGCGCGGCATGTGGCGCGATTGGGTGCGTCTGCTGTCGATCGGCGTCGAGACCGGTCAGATGATGACGATGGACGACCTCGACCCCGATGCCTACCGTCGCGCGATGGCCCATCGCGACGATCGGCACTGGGTCTACCACCGCGCGGGGCTGCCGTGCCGCATCTGCGGGACGACGGTGCTCATGGAAGAGGCGGCGGGGCGAAAACTCTACTGGTGCCCGAATTGTCAGGCGTGA
- a CDS encoding GNAT family N-acetyltransferase, producing the protein MPELSGVTERGETGDAVLRPWAREDAADLALVAGSAPDLATQIPPEVSAGRAAADEHIRTVLRFEDDERNWAIVIDGVPVGNVGVTGIEFRHGTAWMSYWLAAGARGRGLATAALVSASAWAFDAGLYRLELGHRVNNPASCRVATAAGFLPEGIERRKLRYGDQRFDVETHARLAEDPWPRVSGLPFAE; encoded by the coding sequence GTGCCCGAATTGTCAGGCGTGACCGAACGCGGCGAGACCGGGGATGCCGTACTCCGCCCGTGGGCGCGGGAGGATGCCGCCGACCTCGCCCTCGTGGCGGGGAGCGCCCCGGACCTCGCGACGCAGATCCCTCCGGAGGTGTCCGCCGGCCGCGCGGCCGCCGACGAGCACATCAGGACGGTTCTCCGGTTCGAGGACGATGAGAGGAACTGGGCCATCGTCATCGACGGCGTCCCCGTCGGCAATGTCGGGGTCACCGGGATCGAGTTCCGCCACGGCACGGCCTGGATGTCGTACTGGTTGGCCGCGGGCGCGCGGGGGAGAGGCCTCGCGACGGCGGCCCTGGTCTCGGCGAGCGCGTGGGCGTTCGACGCCGGCTTGTACCGGCTCGAACTCGGGCACCGCGTGAACAACCCCGCGTCGTGCCGGGTGGCCACCGCGGCCGGGTTCCTTCCCGAAGGGATCGAACGCCGCAAGCTCCGCTACGGCGACCAGCGGTTCGACGTCGAGACGCATGCGCGCCTGGCCGAAGACCCGTGGCCACGCGTCTCGGGACTGCCCTTCGCGGAATGA
- a CDS encoding FMN-binding negative transcriptional regulator has translation MRQNPSFAMTDVGEIRRLIERHPWVTLVSQTEEGLVASHYAVMLDDDRDDLTIVGHVGKPDDAILGLGDRELLVVVQGPHGYITPRWYGDVPAVPTWNFVSAHLSGIPELLSPAENLRVLERLVARFEGDGADARGLYALPNDAEFVERLERGTVGFRLTPTRVTAKRKLSQNKSAEVVETVIAGVSADNPELAAEMRRAADARVRP, from the coding sequence GTGCGCCAGAATCCCAGCTTCGCGATGACCGATGTCGGCGAGATCCGTCGGCTGATCGAACGTCACCCGTGGGTCACCCTCGTCAGCCAGACCGAGGAGGGTCTCGTCGCCTCCCACTACGCCGTCATGTTGGACGACGATCGCGACGACCTCACGATCGTGGGCCACGTGGGAAAGCCCGACGACGCGATCCTGGGACTCGGCGACCGGGAACTGCTCGTCGTCGTGCAGGGCCCCCACGGCTACATCACGCCGCGGTGGTACGGCGACGTGCCGGCCGTGCCGACCTGGAACTTCGTCTCGGCGCATCTGTCCGGCATCCCGGAACTGCTGAGCCCGGCCGAGAACCTGCGGGTGCTCGAACGACTCGTCGCGCGGTTCGAAGGCGACGGTGCCGACGCGCGCGGCCTCTACGCCCTGCCCAACGACGCGGAGTTCGTGGAGCGGCTCGAACGGGGAACGGTCGGCTTCCGGCTGACGCCGACCCGTGTCACCGCCAAGCGCAAGCTCAGCCAGAACAAGAGTGCCGAGGTGGTCGAGACGGTCATCGCGGGGGTCTCGGCGGACAATCCCGAGCTCGCCGCCGAGATGCGTCGGGCCGCGGACGCGCGGGTGCGCCCGTGA
- a CDS encoding amidohydrolase has translation MIGETVGFIRGVRVAGPGRELLPTTEPVDLVIANGTIADIAPTGNLRPRGPVVEGEGGWLLPGLWDHHVHVLQWALVADRVPLGEVGSAREAAAVMASAPVSDGRRIGSGFRDGLWPDAPTLELLDTATGEVPTYLVNADVHSVWMNSAAFRREGFEPVASGIVREEDAFEISRRLNAVEPDVADRAVQRMARAAAARGIVGLVDLDMTWNDEPWQRRVARGFDTLRVSHGTYPQHLDRAIAEGLRTGDPVRGSAHDLVRVGPLKAITDGSLGTRTAACAHHYPGEVGNHGLLTIAPDELVDMMTRATAAGLECAIHAIGDVANAHALDAYALTGAVGTIEHAQLVAHADIPRFARLGVAASVQPEHALDDRDMTDAIWAEQSAQPYPLRALVDSGANVRFGSDAPVAALDPWAAMASAVFRTRDGREAWQPHQRVDIATAIAASTAGGSTASAEIAPGALADLVIADADPLTADEAALRAMPVRTTLLAGRVTHHA, from the coding sequence GTGATCGGCGAGACGGTCGGCTTCATCCGCGGGGTGCGGGTCGCAGGCCCCGGCCGCGAGCTGCTGCCCACCACCGAGCCGGTCGACCTCGTCATCGCGAACGGCACGATCGCCGACATCGCCCCCACCGGCAACCTGCGCCCGCGCGGCCCGGTTGTCGAGGGCGAGGGCGGCTGGCTGCTGCCCGGGCTCTGGGACCATCACGTGCACGTGCTGCAGTGGGCGCTCGTCGCCGACCGCGTTCCCCTCGGTGAGGTCGGGTCCGCCCGAGAGGCCGCGGCGGTCATGGCGTCCGCCCCCGTGTCCGACGGGCGCCGCATCGGCTCGGGTTTCCGCGACGGTCTCTGGCCCGACGCCCCCACTCTCGAACTCCTGGATACCGCGACCGGCGAGGTTCCGACCTACCTCGTGAACGCCGATGTGCACAGCGTCTGGATGAACAGCGCCGCCTTCCGTCGCGAGGGCTTCGAGCCGGTGGCATCCGGGATCGTCCGCGAGGAGGACGCGTTCGAGATCTCGCGTCGCCTCAACGCCGTGGAGCCCGACGTCGCCGATCGTGCCGTCCAGCGCATGGCGCGAGCCGCCGCCGCGCGCGGGATCGTCGGCCTCGTCGACCTCGACATGACCTGGAACGACGAGCCGTGGCAGCGGCGCGTCGCCCGCGGGTTCGACACGCTGCGCGTGTCGCACGGCACCTACCCGCAGCACCTCGACCGCGCGATCGCCGAGGGCCTGCGCACGGGCGACCCCGTGCGCGGATCCGCTCATGACCTCGTCCGCGTCGGGCCGCTCAAAGCGATCACCGACGGCTCGCTCGGCACGCGGACGGCCGCGTGCGCGCACCACTATCCCGGGGAGGTCGGCAACCACGGTCTGCTGACCATCGCTCCCGACGAGCTCGTCGACATGATGACGCGGGCGACCGCAGCGGGGCTGGAGTGCGCGATCCACGCGATCGGCGACGTCGCGAACGCGCATGCGCTCGACGCGTACGCGCTGACGGGTGCGGTGGGCACGATCGAGCACGCGCAGCTCGTGGCGCACGCGGACATCCCGCGGTTCGCCCGCCTGGGCGTCGCCGCGAGCGTGCAGCCCGAGCACGCCCTCGACGACCGCGACATGACGGATGCCATCTGGGCCGAGCAGTCCGCCCAGCCCTATCCGCTGCGGGCGCTGGTCGACAGCGGCGCGAACGTCCGCTTCGGCTCCGACGCGCCGGTCGCGGCGCTCGACCCGTGGGCGGCGATGGCGTCCGCGGTGTTCCGCACGCGCGACGGGCGCGAGGCCTGGCAGCCGCACCAGCGGGTCGACATCGCGACCGCGATCGCGGCATCCACGGCCGGCGGCTCGACAGCATCGGCCGAGATCGCGCCCGGGGCCCTCGCCGACCTCGTCATCGCCGACGCGGACCCCCTGACCGCCGACGAGGCGGCACTGCGGGCCATGCCGGTGCGCACGACGCTGCTCGCCGGTCGCGTGACCCACCACGCCTGA
- a CDS encoding Dps family protein: protein MSTVQTPPATTVDPTMAAGTAQFLSPVVIGLEALVVNGKQAHWHVRGSNFIGVHELLDTVVAHAQDWADLAAERIVALGLPIDSRLSTVAAKAKATEVPAGFAQSDVVIRAVIADIDAVLVDIENAIEGLDEIDMSSQDVAIEIKRGLDKDRWFLFAHLAA, encoded by the coding sequence ATGAGTACCGTCCAGACCCCGCCCGCCACCACCGTCGACCCCACGATGGCCGCTGGCACGGCCCAGTTCCTCTCCCCCGTCGTCATCGGCCTCGAGGCCCTCGTCGTCAACGGCAAGCAGGCCCACTGGCACGTGCGCGGTTCGAACTTCATCGGCGTGCACGAGCTGCTCGACACGGTCGTCGCTCACGCGCAGGATTGGGCCGACCTCGCCGCCGAGCGCATCGTCGCCCTGGGTCTTCCCATCGACTCGCGCCTGTCGACCGTCGCCGCCAAGGCCAAGGCCACCGAGGTGCCCGCCGGCTTCGCGCAGTCCGACGTCGTCATCCGCGCCGTGATCGCCGACATCGACGCGGTCCTCGTCGACATCGAGAACGCCATCGAGGGCCTCGACGAGATCGACATGTCGAGCCAGGACGTCGCGATCGAGATCAAGCGCGGCCTCGACAAGGACCGCTGGTTCCTCTTCGCGCACCTCGCCGCGTAA